The following is a genomic window from Flavobacteriales bacterium.
GTAAACCGTCATATCGATCACCGCCTCTTCGTCTACTCCGATTAGGCTATTGAGCAAAGCTCTCCATTCCTGGAAATACATGTCGGCCATGGCGTGATCGTATATGATGAGGGTGTTCTCGTCATTCGAATTCTCGGCCGAGCTCGACCAGTTATGTGAGCCTGCGAGGACCTTTGCCGTGGAAGTATTGTCGTAATCGATGATGATGTACTTGTGGTGCATGATACCCGGAAGGGGCCCTGCGTCAACCACCAGTATGCCCGCATCGATGAGGTTCTGATATTCGCCTCCCTGATCGTTTACGTTCTCAATGATTCCCTCGACGTATTTTCCAAACTGGCCATTGACATCGATCAGAGCATCGGCACACTCGTCGCGAGTAAAGGCCATAACGGCAAAGTGTGCGCTGCTGCCCGTGCTTTCGATGGTCTCAACGATCTTGCCCGTGACTCCGTCGGATGGCGAAAAGTAGCTTTCGACCGACTTGCCTCCAATGATGAATTTGTGAGGGGTATTGTCGAGTTTGTCAGCTCCCCATTTCGCGTTTGCTGCATTTGGTGTGGTCGTTGTGCTTCCCCACATTTCTTCAAATTCAATATCGTAGGCTTTAGCCAAGCTTTGATCTTGAATGATGATCAAATCATTGGGGTCGTTAAACAGCTGACCCGGAGTCCAGTTAGTGGCACCGGTGATTACCCCGCTATTACTCGGGCTGTTCTTGTCGATGACGACGAATTTGTTGTGCATGATGCCCGGCACACCGTCGGGACGCTCCAACACAGGAACTGCGGCATCCAAATCGCTCAAGATCATATTGGCGTTTCCTCCTTCGTAAAGAAATCGCACGGCTACACCGCGATTCTGTGCATCGTTAATGGCGTCGGCGATCAACTGGTTGTCGGCGTTGTAAATAGCGATATCACAGGATGCCTGCGCGCGATCGATATAGGCGGCGATGGTATCGTTAAAGAATCCGGGTAAGTGAACGGCGTCATTGCCCTGCGATACGCTGTTGTCAACGGATTGATTAAAATATACCATCATGGATCCAGAGCTGTTCGATTCAGTGGCGTATACACCTACATTACCCCAAGCTGTATCCGAGCCGTTTTCGGAATAAGGCTGAACATAGTAGATCTCACCTGGGCTAAGTCCCGTAAGAGATATGCTGTGGCTGCTCGTGCTTCCACCTTGATTGATGTCCCCCAATTCAAGAGCTTCGGTCAACCCATAACGGATGTTGGTAGATCCATTGGAGTTCGTGGTCCATTCGAGGTCGAATCCACCCGTGCTGATATTATCTTGTTCCACTCCACTGGCGAAGAGGATCGATGAAGAGAAGATGAGGTCGGCCGAATCACGTGGCAGAAGTTGATACCCTCCAAATCCGGTGAAGGTGAATTGACTCACGATTCCGATCAGATCTAGTGCCCCAAGTGGGATTAGCTCACCGTTCAGAGGGTGGCCGGTACGAATGTAAATGACTCCGGTATTCCCGTTTGCATCTGTGAAGTTGTATGTCCCCGTTGAAAAGGTTCCTCCCCCGTTACTGAACGTAATCCCGTTCACGCGAACGAGTTGGGCCTCCAATGGTTCGTCGATTTGTGTTACGGTTGCTAATACCGGCGTTGGAATTTGGTTTCCCGTAGAGTGAACAGTTACGCTTTGTATGGGATCAATT
Proteins encoded in this region:
- a CDS encoding T9SS type A sorting domain-containing protein, coding for MRSKILLLALLISSAVFAQDIATARQQPLGTVVTVSGIVTHGAELGIIRYIQDATAGIPAYPGSGSVAFSVNPGDSITVTGPLKDYNGLLEIDPIQSVTVHSTGNQIPTPVLATVTQIDEPLEAQLVRVNGITFSNGGGTFSTGTYNFTDANGNTGVIYIRTGHPLNGELIPLGALDLIGIVSQFTFTGFGGYQLLPRDSADLIFSSSILFASGVEQDNISTGGFDLEWTTNSNGSTNIRYGLTEALELGDINQGGSTSSHSISLTGLSPGEIYYVQPYSENGSDTAWGNVGVYATESNSSGSMMVYFNQSVDNSVSQGNDAVHLPGFFNDTIAAYIDRAQASCDIAIYNADNQLIADAINDAQNRGVAVRFLYEGGNANMILSDLDAAVPVLERPDGVPGIMHNKFVVIDKNSPSNSGVITGATNWTPGQLFNDPNDLIIIQDQSLAKAYDIEFEEMWGSTTTTPNAANAKWGADKLDNTPHKFIIGGKSVESYFSPSDGVTGKIVETIESTGSSAHFAVMAFTRDECADALIDVNGQFGKYVEGIIENVNDQGGEYQNLIDAGILVVDAGPLPGIMHHKYIIIDYDNTSTAKVLAGSHNWSSSAENSNDENTLIIYDHAMADMYFQEWRALLNSLIGVDEEAVIDMTVYPHPIADQWAIELTAPIAGKGQLALYDMEGRLVLELPVQWTGDNQKVEVDHALRSGAYILQLSGNGWSAYQTLIHR